The Hyphomicrobiales bacterium nucleotide sequence GCATTCAGCAGTATTTAGTGCACCGGATGAGTTACTTTGGCCTTCTACTGCCCTTTCTGGCGTCAAAGCAGTGCCACAGGTTGTTGCTCGGAAGCAGGTTCGGCCAGCAACAAAGACGGCGAAGAAGATAGAAGATCCTCTCGTGCTTGTGCCAAATGCCGCCATTGCCGCGATTGCCGCTGATGCTGAAGAGCAGGCAAATACTGAGATTGATCAAATTGTAACTGGATCGCTTGGTAATATATCCTCATCGCAAAGTGGTTATGCAAAAGATGATGATGACCCACGCGCGGTATTTGAAGCAGTCCTTGCTCGTCGCGATGGCAAAGCAAAACTTCCTGATGCGCCAGTTGGAAACGGTGATACTTTTTTAGATGATGTCGTCAAAGAAGTAACGGAGACACCACTTGCTGTAACCCTTCAAGACGCAGTCGGTATTCCAAGCCCACGCATAAAGCCTGAAGTTGTTGCAAGGCTTGATCCAAGCGTAAAAAAATCAAAGAAGAAACAACATTTTTGGGCATCTTTCAAACTCCCAAGGTCTACCTATAAAAAAACACAACAGCGCTGTCTTGCTGCCGGTATTTATTTTGAATCGCGTGGTGAAGTTGAAAAAGGCCAAGCGGCTGTTGCTCAGGTTATCTTAAACCGTGTTAAAGCGCCCACATATCCAAATACTATTTGTGGAGTGGTTTATCAAAATAAGCATTGGCGCAATCGTTGCCAGTTCTCATTTGCTTGCGATGGCGTTTATGACCGCGTGAAAGATAAGAAGGCATGGGACCGCGCTGTGCGGATTGCACGCGATGTTTCCAAAGGAAAAATCTACCTTGATAAGGTGGCTGACTCTACCCACTATCATGCAACCTATGTGAAGCCGCGCTGGCGCAAAAAAATGAAGGTTGTTGATAGAATTGGTATCCATATTTTCTATCGCACGAAAAACGGTGGTTGGTCCTAGAGAGTAGTTTTAATTCTCGCGCATATTTCATAACCCCTATCGATCAGGCTTTCCTGCATAAGATATTTCATCACTCATCAAAGAATGAGGCTTGCCAGTTGCGAGTGTACCTGACAGTTTGAAGCAGGGTAATTTCTTAGGTCGCGGGATATGATAAAAAATCAATCAGACAAGAAGGTAGGTCTTTCCATACCTTTCATTGTTGCTTGTGGCTGTTTGATCGCTATTTTGACTTTTGGTCCGCGCAGCACAATGGGTTTTTTCGTTACCCCAATGACTGACGAACATGGCTGGAGCCGTGAAATTTTCGCGCTGGCTATCGCCATTCAACATCTCGTTTGGGGAATTGCACAACCCATTGTTGGCATGATTGCTGATAAATACGGCACATGGAAAACACTATCTGTCGGGGCGGTTTTTTACGCAGCGGGCTTGATGATCATGGCTTTTACAGGCGATCCGTTGACCCTCCATTTATCGGCGGGCGTATTGATCGGTATTGGTCTTGCCGGTTCAGCTATGTTTCTTGTTCTGGCTGCCTTCGTGCGAATCGTGCCTGAAAGTATGAGGTCAATTGTTTTCGGTCTGGGAACGGCGGCAGGTTCTGCCGGCCAATTTATTTTTGCACCCATAGGTCAAGGGTTCGTTGCCGCTTATGGCTTTGAATTCACACTGCTATTCATGGCCGCTTGCGTGTTACTTATCCCACTTCTTGCAATTCCACTAAGAGGAAAACCAAGCGCAAAAGCCGCGATGGAGGAGATAGATCTAAGTGTAAGACAAGCTCTTGCTCAGGCCTTCAATCATCCATCCTTCTGGCTTTTGGCGGTTGGTTTTTACGTCTGTGGTTTCCATGTGGCTTTTATCACGGTTCATTTGCCGCCCTTTATTGAAGACTTGGGCGTTGATCCTAAATGGGGTGGCTATTCAATTGCGATGATCGGATTTTTTAATATCATTGGGGCGCTGATGTCTGGCGTCTTCTGTTCACGTATGCCGATGCGCTATGTGTTGAGTTTCATCTATATTGGACGGGCGGTCATCATAACAATTTTTCTGCTTCTACCGGTATCACCCTATACAATCGTTGCTTTTTCAGGTGCTATGGGACTGTTGTGGTTATCCACTATTCCACCCACACAAGGTCTCGTCACCGTGATGTTTGGTACCCGCTATATGGCGATGCTGTTTGGGTTTGTGTTTTTCTCTCACCAGTTGGGATCGTTCACAGGCATCTGGCTTGGTGGCAAGGTTTTTGATTTGACCGGATCGTATAACGGTATTTGGTACATTGGTATCGCCCTTGGTCTGATTGCCGCTTTTCTTCATTGGCCCATCCGTGAAGAACGCGCACCACAGCTTGAAACGGTCTAATTAATTGCTGCTATTCAATCGGCAAAGAAAAGGGTATGCCCTCAAAAGTTTCTGCACCGCGCCCGATTTCTTCAATCGCGCTCACCATGCGACCATCACGCTGTAAGATGTCATCTGCAAATTTGATGAGCCTCAAATTAGGTGTGGCTTCAGGGGATGCTGCTCGCAGGGCTTGTGCCAGCTCACGTTCATCTGCATGTGGCATCAACGCGCACTGAGTGATATAACCGCCAGCCGTTGAGCGTGAGACGCCCATCCAGCAATGGATCACCATTGGCGATTCACGGTTCCACTCTTGAACATAAGCGATGAGTTTTTCTGCATGAATTTTTTCAGGTGGGATGAAGCCTGGCACCTCTTCAATAATATCATTAAAACCCAGATAAAGACGTTGCTCAAGCGGCACGCTTAGCGGGTAGGGTACCTCCATGCCAGCATTGATAAGGCTTGCAACATAGCGCGCGCCTGATGTTTGAATTGTTTCAACCAGTCTCGAAAGGCCGCATATGTGAAGATGGGACATGGGGCCTAAAGGTCCTTTTCAAGGACAGCAAATAGCGCAAGAAAATCTGATTGTGCCTCACCGGTAGATTTAGGGACGACGCTAAAATCGGATAGGGGATGGATGGCAGGCTTGCCGAAAATCGGAGCCGCTTCTTCGCTTGAAAAGCCAGCAAGTGTTGTGGCCTCTATGAAAGCAGAAATTTTATCAGCTTCCTTCAAGCGCTTGGCGAAAGCATTGGGCAATTCAGTGGGCAGTGAGAAACGAATATGGATGGCATCGATGAGCCGTTTTTCTACGTCCTTATAGTTGCCGCCCATGACGGATTTAAAAGGAGAGATCATATCGCCAATCACATATTCCGGTGCATCATGCAAAAGAGCGATCAGACGAAAAGTTGGCGTGAGGGTGGGATCAAGAGCAAGCAGTACATCATGAACCAGCACCGAATGCTGAGCGACTGAATAAGCATGTTCACCTTGGGTTTGACCATTCCAACGTGCCACGCGGGCAAGGCCATGGGCGATATCACTGATTTCAATATCAAGAGGTGAGGGATCAAGAAGATTGAGGCGGCGACCCGATAGCATGCGCTGCCATGCGCGAGGTTGTTTTATAGGGGGCATTTAAGATGCTTTCTCGGCCATAAATTTTATGAAGTAATCTGGCAGCGAGGTTTTTACTTCCTTGCCGTCAATGCTCAACGGAAGATCACTTCCCTCTAACTTGTCCATACGCAAAAGACCAAGGGCGCTTTTACCCATGGCGAAGGCAAAACTGCCAACTGCTTTATCGCCTAACATCACTGTGCCATTTTTTGTTGGCAGCAAGGAGGCACTTTCAATTAAGTAAAATCTTTTACGCGCTGTTGCACGGTGTTGAACGCGCGAGACCACCTCTTGCCCTACATAGCATCCCTTTTGGAAGTCGACGCCACAAAGTGCGTCCATCATGGCGTCATGGGGGAATATGTCGTCAAAGACAAAGTCTTTGCCGCCTTCCGGTATGCCGAGGCTGATGCGATGCGTGTGATAGTCATTGTTGGTTGCGGTTGGTTTGGCTTTCTCTGCGCTGATAAACCGCGCGCCCATCTCATTCAATCGAGCGTCTTTGGGGCCAGCTGTCTGATCGCCCCAAGCAACGACCACATGATGGGTCTCGCTGACATCGGCCAGTGTCACTTTCGAGCGCAGCCGATACATGGTCA carries:
- a CDS encoding cell wall hydrolase; this encodes MLRKNLNWLLSQAGRTSLCCSAALALTIVVPNVVSHQDVAHFAGKTLDQDRWLASIVAEPSPLVHDPALRAKAEPIIINAEGGLISDNDISNGAEFKGYAFARTPQIARLLSQKTVVSRSEKGDLPVSHIQRKTTEVQTHVLFEHSAVFSAPDELLWPSTALSGVKAVPQVVARKQVRPATKTAKKIEDPLVLVPNAAIAAIAADAEEQANTEIDQIVTGSLGNISSSQSGYAKDDDDPRAVFEAVLARRDGKAKLPDAPVGNGDTFLDDVVKEVTETPLAVTLQDAVGIPSPRIKPEVVARLDPSVKKSKKKQHFWASFKLPRSTYKKTQQRCLAAGIYFESRGEVEKGQAAVAQVILNRVKAPTYPNTICGVVYQNKHWRNRCQFSFACDGVYDRVKDKKAWDRAVRIARDVSKGKIYLDKVADSTHYHATYVKPRWRKKMKVVDRIGIHIFYRTKNGGWS
- a CDS encoding MFS transporter, with amino-acid sequence MIKNQSDKKVGLSIPFIVACGCLIAILTFGPRSTMGFFVTPMTDEHGWSREIFALAIAIQHLVWGIAQPIVGMIADKYGTWKTLSVGAVFYAAGLMIMAFTGDPLTLHLSAGVLIGIGLAGSAMFLVLAAFVRIVPESMRSIVFGLGTAAGSAGQFIFAPIGQGFVAAYGFEFTLLFMAACVLLIPLLAIPLRGKPSAKAAMEEIDLSVRQALAQAFNHPSFWLLAVGFYVCGFHVAFITVHLPPFIEDLGVDPKWGGYSIAMIGFFNIIGALMSGVFCSRMPMRYVLSFIYIGRAVIITIFLLLPVSPYTIVAFSGAMGLLWLSTIPPTQGLVTVMFGTRYMAMLFGFVFFSHQLGSFTGIWLGGKVFDLTGSYNGIWYIGIALGLIAAFLHWPIREERAPQLETV
- a CDS encoding tyrosine protein phosphatase gives rise to the protein MSHLHICGLSRLVETIQTSGARYVASLINAGMEVPYPLSVPLEQRLYLGFNDIIEEVPGFIPPEKIHAEKLIAYVQEWNRESPMVIHCWMGVSRSTAGGYITQCALMPHADERELAQALRAASPEATPNLRLIKFADDILQRDGRMVSAIEEIGRGAETFEGIPFSLPIE
- a CDS encoding HD family hydrolase, producing MPPIKQPRAWQRMLSGRRLNLLDPSPLDIEISDIAHGLARVARWNGQTQGEHAYSVAQHSVLVHDVLLALDPTLTPTFRLIALLHDAPEYVIGDMISPFKSVMGGNYKDVEKRLIDAIHIRFSLPTELPNAFAKRLKEADKISAFIEATTLAGFSSEEAAPIFGKPAIHPLSDFSVVPKSTGEAQSDFLALFAVLEKDL
- a CDS encoding folate-binding protein, whose amino-acid sequence is MNTSFTCTLDDRAVVSISGEDARTLLQGLVTVDMDRLGESGNVFGALLAPQGKIQFDFFIHAQGEEFLIDIDKERLTDFLKRMTMYRLRSKVTLADVSETHHVVVAWGDQTAGPKDARLNEMGARFISAEKAKPTATNNDYHTHRISLGIPEGGKDFVFDDIFPHDAMMDALCGVDFQKGCYVGQEVVSRVQHRATARKRFYLIESASLLPTKNGTVMLGDKAVGSFAFAMGKSALGLLRMDKLEGSDLPLSIDGKEVKTSLPDYFIKFMAEKAS